DNA from Phocoena phocoena chromosome 1, mPhoPho1.1, whole genome shotgun sequence:
tctatgaaATGGAAATGCAGAGGTAAACAAGGTGATGTATGCAGTTGGGCATTGTGGAATTCCCTTCGCAGGGGCACAGAGCAGGTGGCAGGTAGCTGGCTGAAGTGACCTGGTGAccacctccctctctttccctgatGGCCCTGCTGGGCCTGGGCAGGGCAGTTGGCTGCAATTACTGGAGGCTCCTACCCTGTGGTTATATCCCTGACCTCTGTGTTTGGGGGCGGGATGGGTGGGTCCTGCTGGAGCCAGCATGTGGCTGGGAAGCCTCCTTGTCTTGGACTCAGAGTTGCTAGGTTGGGAAGAGGTATTTTTTCCGGTTGAGGCTACTGTCGGGAATTGGGCAGGGACCAGCCCCATTTCCTTTTCCAAGTGTCCTGCTTGCCGATGCCTGCTTGGCATGGCCCTGTGGCCAGAATGGGGCACCCTCAAAGGGGCATATGTTTCTGGGTGGCCAGGGAGCCCCTGCCCATTGTCTCTGAGGGATGGGCGTGGGAGGGATACCTGAGCCTCTGCCCCCTGGGCATGGCACCTGGCTGActtggatgggggaggggtggctggaTGAGCCTATTCCCAGGAATGCCtgcaggagaggggcagggacaTTTCCTATTCTCCCCCGACCATTCCTCTTTCTCCGCAGGTCCCAGGAGGCCCCAGCCAATTGCTCTCAGCTCCTCAACTATCTGCCTACCTCCAGTGGCTTATGGGGCACTGTCCTGCCCAGTTCTGCTAAGATGCTCCTGGCCTCTCCCTCCAACCCATCCAGGGGACGGACCCCCAGCGCTGTGGAGAGGCTGGAGGCCGACAAAGCCAAGTATGTCAAGACGCACCAGGTGATAGCGCGACGCCAGGAGCCAGCTCTGCGTGGGGGTCCCGGGCCGCTCACCCCGCACCCCTGCAACGAGCTGGGGCCCCCTCCATCGCCCAGGACGCCCAGACCTGCCCGCCGGGGCAGTGGCAGGCGGCTGCCAAGGCCTGATTCCCTCATATTCTACCGCCAGAAGCGCGAATGCAAGGCTTCAGTGAACAAAGAGAACGCCAAGGGCCAGGGGCTCGTGCGTCGCCTCTTCCTGGGCGCCCCCCGAGACGTCGCTTCAAGCAGCCCAGGCTCAACGGAGCGACCCGCGGCTCCTGGGGGTTGGGCCGCGCCCCAAGATGCCCCAGACGCAGCGGGAAAGCGGGCATTGTGCCCCACGTGCTCGCTGCCCCTGTCGGAGAAGGAGCGCTTCTTCAACTACTGCGGTCTGGAGCGCGCGCTGGTGGAGGTGCTGGGCGCCGAGCGCTTCTCTCCGCAGAGCTGGGGCGCCGACGCCAGCCCCCAGCCCGGAACGTCGCCGCCGCCCGGCTCTGGGGACGCCAGCGACTGGACGTCCAGCGACGGCGGCGCAGAACGCCGGGACCGTGCTGAGTGCGGCGGCTCGGAAGCGGCGGGCTCGGCGCGGGACGGGCGCCCCCAGGTGTCGGTGGTGGAGCGCAACGCGCGCGTCATCCAGTGGCTGTACGGCTGCCAGCGCGCCCGCGGCCCGCCGCGCGAGTCCGAGGTGTGACCGCCGCCGCTCGTGAGCAGGCTCTGGTGGAGTCCGGGGTCCGGGGAAGGGCAAGGGGTGAGCGCGGGGTTGGACCCAGGCACGGGCGGGGACACCCTGCCTCTCACGCGCCGGGTGCTTTTGGGCAAACCCTTCCCTTTGGATCTCGGTTTCCCCTCGTGAACCTTGGGAGGA
Protein-coding regions in this window:
- the FAM110D gene encoding protein FAM110D isoform X1 codes for the protein MEMQRSQEAPANCSQLLNYLPTSSGLWGTVLPSSAKMLLASPSNPSRGRTPSAVERLEADKAKYVKTHQVIARRQEPALRGGPGPLTPHPCNELGPPPSPRTPRPARRGSGRRLPRPDSLIFYRQKRECKASVNKENAKGQGLVRRLFLGAPRDVASSSPGSTERPAAPGGWAAPQDAPDAAGKRALCPTCSLPLSEKERFFNYCGLERALVEVLGAERFSPQSWGADASPQPGTSPPPGSGDASDWTSSDGGAERRDRAECGGSEAAGSARDGRPQVSVVERNARVIQWLYGCQRARGPPRESEV
- the FAM110D gene encoding protein FAM110D isoform X2; protein product: MQRSQEAPANCSQLLNYLPTSSGLWGTVLPSSAKMLLASPSNPSRGRTPSAVERLEADKAKYVKTHQVIARRQEPALRGGPGPLTPHPCNELGPPPSPRTPRPARRGSGRRLPRPDSLIFYRQKRECKASVNKENAKGQGLVRRLFLGAPRDVASSSPGSTERPAAPGGWAAPQDAPDAAGKRALCPTCSLPLSEKERFFNYCGLERALVEVLGAERFSPQSWGADASPQPGTSPPPGSGDASDWTSSDGGAERRDRAECGGSEAAGSARDGRPQVSVVERNARVIQWLYGCQRARGPPRESEV